Proteins encoded together in one Cicer arietinum cultivar CDC Frontier isolate Library 1 chromosome 4, Cicar.CDCFrontier_v2.0, whole genome shotgun sequence window:
- the LOC101497746 gene encoding large ribosomal subunit protein eL39 encodes MPSHKTFRIKKKLAKKMRQNRPIPYWIRMRTDNTIRYNAKRRHWRRTKLGF; translated from the exons ATG CCTTCACACAAGACATTCAGAATCAAGAAGAAGCTCGCCAAGAAGATGAGGCAGAACAGACCCATCCCTTACTGGATCCGCATGAGAACCGACAACACCATCAG GTACAACGCTAAGCGTCGTCACTGGCGCCGCACCAAGCTTGGGTTCTGA